The Carettochelys insculpta isolate YL-2023 chromosome 9, ASM3395843v1, whole genome shotgun sequence genome includes the window CTGACCTTCTACTTACATGAGTGAAAATAAAATAAgcctattttcttctgttttagcCATACTAGAAAACATAGATGCTGCTTGTGTATTTTAACTTCAAGCTATCGAAGACATCAGGGTGGAACCCAATAAAAGTTTCTTCATTTCCTCCTGAATTAGTTGATCCTGTTAACTGATTTGGTTAAAGCAGTTTAACCTCCAAATAACTTAACACACTTAACTCACTTCACACAGCTTTGGGTGGCTAATTATAAGTCAAATAACTTCCCAGAAATAAGTATTTTTACAGCAGAGGTGGGTTTCTTTTTCACTCAGCTGTTTCGTCCATGTTTTTTAAATCAATCAGATAAATTCACCTTGTTTTTAACGGCTTGAAGCCTGATAGCTCCGCACATTCGATAAGTAATTTAATCATCACTGGTGTGGATGCATACAAACACAAATTAACTCCTGAAAGGCTTAGTTTTCCCTTAGACCGCTCTGTCTTTCCACTTTGATGCAGTCACAGAGCTTCACCAACTGGCTAGCTGGAGGTGTTATTAAAAATTTACAGTGAGTAACAAAGGTGTGCGCTGGTGTCTCCTCTTACCCTTTCTACTGTTACGCAGGCAGACAAAAGGTATGGAACCCGCTTCGTAAATAATAAATCATGTAATATGCATAATACATTTTTAATGGAGGTAATAACATTAAAACAGGTATTTGCAATCTTCACATTTACACTGTAACAGTGTCAGTAATCTGTTCTGATTCCTCACCATTTAGATTAAAACTATTTTTGCCCATTTGTTTCAAATAGCTAACTTTGAAATTGTCATTCTTTATGGAGCTGAGCCTGCACTTCTTTGAAATCAAGAGCAGAGCTCGTACTGGCTTCCCTGGTAAAGGATGTTGCGTTTTTATGCAGAGTAAAGAGGGAATTTGTCACTCTTACTGATCCTGGGTGACCTTGTTCAGTCTGAACTTGGTCTTTCACAGGGAAAACCTGCCCCAGTTTCAGTGGGCAGTACACCTGAGTAAAGACTAAATATGAACTTCTAGATGTGGATCATTGGTTGCTGGAAATTTTAAACAGCAACTTATGTTTAATCAGTTAATTGtgtttccttttgaaaagcacccaacccccacccagaATTTTCTAGGCCCTTGAGTCTGTCAGAATTGACCTTCTTACTGCTCTACCAGGCTATGCCAGTAGTGGGTCaacactggtcccttgctagctGTTGTTCAGTTAATGCTCCTGCATGCCAGTTTAACACTGCAGCCTGTTATACAAAACTTCACATTTCCTATCAAGGAAAGTGCTGAAGGTTCAGGCTGCCAGAAGCACTGGGGAGCTCTAAAGTGCTTTAACTGGAGTCAGCTTTCGGGTGATGTGCATCTACTCAGGAGTGAAAAGAACTTGTCTGAAGAGAGGCTCTGTAGCACATTTCTGCTGGATCTGCACTCTGGTATCAGCGAGGGAGTCCTCTCTGGGGATTCCCTCCTCAGTATTCCAGCCTCCAGTCTGCTTATGGTTTTGCCTGTAAAgccaaatgaaaatatttccttgTCACCTGCCTCCTGCCGACACCTCACCCCTCATAGCCTCATCTCTTACTAGTGATGTCTGTAGCATTCCCTGGACCATGCCCCTAGACCCTGTATGCCATGCGTCTTCTTTTTCTCAGCCTTCAAATGCCTTCCCAAAATGCACTTTTCCTCTAACAATTACCTACTGTCTTGTGCCACACTTACTGAGGATTCCTTCCTACATGAACTACTACCAAAATGTACCATTACAGGGCTTACTGTCAaatctctccccagctctgcctgccataATGTCTTGCTGTGCTTAATAAAGGCCCTGACCATGAAAGCACTCAGCCCTGTAATTTGATGCACTTGAGCGGGCTCCACTGATTGAGTTCAGTGGGCCTACTCGTATGTAAATTTACTCTCATACAGAAGTGCTTCAGGAGACAGCCTTTATTTGATAGCTCTGTGAGAAAGGGCTCCTGGGTAAAAGTTTCCAAAGTGACTCAGTAACTTAGGTGCCAATTTTTAAAAGTCCTCTGGCATTGCTGCACTCGCTGTTGCAAGGCCCAGGTAACTTAAGAACATTAGTCTCGTGGGACATTAAGTCTCCCATGGGTGCCTAAGTATCTTTGAGGCCATGGGCCTTAGTGCCCGAGTCCCTTTGACTTGGCAATGAGAAGTACACTCCTAAGCCCCTGTCTTTTACGTTCTTCATTCAGTAGGGTACTTTTGTAAATCTGCCCCAGGTGTAAGGTACTCTGCCCTCCTATCACAATACATAGAAAGTTGTATTATAATAAAACAGAGTGGATTTCCCTAACTCTGTTCAGTTCGATCCAGCAATGAAAATAACTGTGTAGCATCCTCAATactttattaatttaaaacattATTCCAATAAATATGTATCAATAAAACATCAGACACTCCATAAAATCAAAATAAAGACATTTACAATCCTGCCAACAAAGTGAAAACAGCATATTTTTTTCACTGAGGTACACACAGGGTTATTTAAGGCAAATTCAATCGATTACACGTTCATGATGATTCCTGCCCATCTTAGGCATggtagcatttaaaaataaaaattaaaaaaaccttaaTATACAAACAAGTATTTCAGTAAGTTGTTAGCAACTTCCCAGTTATTTATAATCCGAGTGCTGGTGCTGATGGTCGTTCTGGACAGAAAGCCTGTGCCAGTTATTTGGTCCTGTCTTTTTTCAGTCGGGGCAATTAGTTGTTCTAAGGAGTTCCTAGTGCTAAGGCATTACGCTTTACTTTGGCTTTTCCTGTTAAGCCCTTAATAGGCGTCTCCTTCCTCACCTGTTGTAGAGTAAAATCCCAACTTTTGCAACAAGCAACCCCATTCCTAATGTACACACACTCACACCACCTGGCCTTGTCCATACAgacacacagagctggaagaacAGGAGACAAGGGCCTGATTCGCTTCTCACACTAGGTTTACAGCAGCGTaagtcctgatttacaccagcgtgAGATCAGCACCAAGCCCAAGCTGGTCCCGTGGTGCTGGAAGCAGCAAGACATCCAGTCCAGCTCCTTCACTACAAGTTCTTCTGACAGCGAATGGTCAATAAAGCTATTTAACAGTTAAAACTCGACAAAAGCAAGCACGTTTCATAATGTTACCCAAGAGCTCCGTGTGCTTTTCATGTAAACTCTGTTTCCctgcaagttaatttcaaaagttaAAAAAGACAAAAGGATTCATTTTTGCTGTTGGTCGATGGACTTTCCAGCTCACAGATATTTTCTAGCTTATCCACACTTGGAGCTTCAGGTTTGAGGTGGAAACATTTATTTTCCAGTgttgcgagagagagagagaaagcccaGCCTCTCAGAGCGACTTTCAGAGTCCTTCTGGCTGAACTTTCAAAGCTGTGTTCTGTCCTGTCCTCTCTGAGCTCTGATCCCAAAAGTTCTGTGCTAAAGGGCATGGCTCAGAGCCATCAGGGAAGCAAGGGAGTCTGTTCACATAGTGTTGTAGGCGCCTTCTGTATCACAGCTGGGGTCTCATTTCAGACCATGTTGTGTCTCCCGATGTCTCCTTAAATCCACCTTTCTCTGGAAGCCTTTGCCGCACAGGTCACAGCCAAAGGGCTTGAAGCCAGTGTGCTTACGACTGTGAGTGATGAGGTTGGAGCTCTGGCTGAAAGCTTTCCCACACACCTGGCACTTGTGGGGCTTCTCACCTACAAAGAGAAGGCCGTGAAGAAGTCAGGCCCCATGTTAGACAAACAGCGTAGCACATAGGCAGAGTCAGGACAAACTAGTCACAGTCAATGCAATTGAAGCGATTACCGCATTGAATATTGTCATCCCTCAGTGACCACAGAGCacagcccactgaagttaatggcaaaactcgcACTGCTTTCAGTGAGGACAAGGTTTCAGCCTCTGTCTCACTCCAGTGATGTAAAGGCAAAAGAAATTCAACCCCAAGATACATCTCTGAAGCCAACATTCCTTAAGCCAAATACCTGGCACGGTTGCACAGTGGGAGGTCCATGGAGAAATTCCCCTGTTGATTTCCCTTTTGCCCAATGACAGCAAGATGTGCCCCAGTTGCCAAGGGTACCCACAGGGTTCGAGTTAGCACATTCCTGCTAGGCACACtaaatggaaccccagaagatagaCCATGGCAGCATCAATCTTctgcttagtgtagacaagctcgaTGTTACCAGCTTCTGGTTCAACTTATGTCAGTGTAACTCCAGATCAAATCCATCAGTTGATATAGAATTTGGTCAATAAAGtccaattaaaaaaagaaaaaaactgattgtttttcttcttctctgcccttCGCCCATTTTACTATTTAAATTGTTCAGCTGAGCCAAATGTTTCAAATTTAGCCAATTTACCATGTTGAGGCTCAATTTGAGGCAAATTCTAAGTCAGTGGTTGTCTCTGGTACTGGAGTAAGTGAGAGCAGCTttaatatttgtttgtttttcaaaacctCTTGTGAGCTCTTAGAAAGTCAGATTTTGACAAAGAGCATTGATTTAATATATGTGTAGTCCGATTACTACAATTTCCTATGATTTAAACACATGATGCCCGCAGTTGGAAAGGGAAGCTTCATTTGTAAAGATCCCTTGGAAAACATGATGCTTCTTTCAATGAAATTCTTAGGGAAAAGAATGGTCACATGGAGTAATTTATCTGCAGCATATTAATTTCCATATCCATAATCACCAACAATGAAACTTGAGAACTGTGCACCTCTCCTCCCAGACTGCAGCCATTTGATTGGAAATCCGGGTGGAAGCCCAATAGAGAGATAATCTCTGAGTAAATATTTGGAATGAGAGTTGGACCCTGGGCCCTTGAGTTTAGTGTTTAATCTAGaggaggcggctgctgctgctattgtaaAGTGGCAGGTTCTGCAGATGGAGATGCTGCTGTCAGGTTCACCTGTCATTTTACAAGGGCCCCGGTTCTAAATCAAGGCCATATGACTATATTGCTTTACAAATCATCTTACAGAGAAGCCCTTCTGAATAAACACAGGGCAGATCCTATTAAAGTGGTGCTGATTGGACAGTGAGGCTTTCAGTTTTTAAACAGAGGCTGCGCATGAAAGCAAGCTCAAATTTTCCTTCTTTGCACCTTCGCTGTATTTGAGGTTCCACCCTGTGTGGGGCAAAAGCCCAGTGGAGGGAGCTACACGACCCAGTCTTGCCCAAGATGAGTGGGAAGGAAAAAGCTCCGCTCTGGAATCTATCCTAATGGACTTGGGCTGAAAACCATCTGCTCCAGGGCTCACCTGTGTGAATGAAAGTGTGTTTCTTCATGTCAGATTTCTGGTGGAACCGTTTCCCGCAGTACTGGCAGGGGTAGGGCCTGGTGTCTGAGTGGATGAGCAGGTGGGTGGAAAGGGTGGAGGATCTCTTAAAGCTCTTGCCGCAGATCTTACAATCAAAGCTGCGTTCCTGCAGAGAACACGAAAATACACACATCCCATTAGTCCACTCCCCAGATCTCCTAGCAATGCAGTTGGCCTGTCAGTGCATTACCAAACGTCTCCATGGCAGGAATCACGTCGTCCTCCCCCGGACCCACCAGGCCCAGCGGAGACACTTGGCATTACTTGATTCACGGTGAGATAAAGTCACCTTcctcccagctctaaccaccGCTCAGACCTAGCGGTTTAACAGAAGGGCTTTTCCGAAGGAAGACTATGGGTGAAAGTAGCTAATCGGGTGCCCCAGCCATTGCACTACACAGGTGTCATTGCAGGGggctcccaggaagcagccaTAAGACTTTACTGTACAGCCCGATGGTCACAACACAGCAGCGGGGGCACTTGGGTAATGACCTAGGCCAAGGTACAGGACCCCACTGGCCAAGgactgtgggagagagagaggcactGAGGAGAACCTTCAGACTAGGTTGAATTCTGTTGGGCAGCTACTGTTTGCTGCTGGTTTTACTCTGCACCATAATTAAGATCAGAGCTTCCTCGGTCTTTAAGATAATAGTCCGTTGGGTTTTTAACACTTTTACAAATCAAAATACATATACTGGACCCACtggtgcctctctctctcttcctcttctcaCCACAGCTTTAGACACGGCACCCCCACGCTGTCCTCCCCCTTTCACATATGCTCCTGTGGTTCCTTGCACCAGCCCAGCACAAAATCCTCTTTGCCTTCTATCTTCTTCCCTTACCACACACCCAGTGCTCACCCTCTCCCTCCAAGGCCTCCCTGTGCTTTTCAGTCTGTATTTGGAAGGCAGTGGTTGCTTATTGTGctgtcccccacaggcttcttcCTCAGGTTTTAACACCCTACATGGCTCTCTTTCCCCCTGTTTAACTGGCAATGTTGCTCTTCCTCAGGGGCCCTGCCGTTGCACCCTCATTCACTTGCAAGCAAAACAGCACAAAAATCTCTCTGTAACTGTCCCCTCCTCAGGCTAACCTGGGGAGAGAAGATTTGCCAGGCcaagtgggtgggggaagggaaaataCGGTACAGTATCAGCCAACGGAAAAAGTTACAAATCCTCCTACCAAAATTACCGACCAAATTCTTCTCGTGTGTGACTCAGATCACGCTGAGGTAGCAGAAGTCTGCTTTCTACATCGGACTGGGGACTCAGGTGCTCCCTGCACACACAGTAACTAAAAAGGAGGGTGGCTTCACTCCTTCAGggggagagctggcagggactttctttaaCTGTTGCAAAAGGCCACCATCCTCCCTCAGGGCCCTGACTCTGTGAGAGTGAGATCCAAATTCGGGACACGAATGGCTGTTTCAGTGCAAAGTCCCATTGGTGCCTAGAGCTCATTGCAAAGAGAGGGCCTGGGAAATGCACAGAAAGTTGGATGGTTTTGTATGTTGCTGAGTCCATTACTTAGCGTTTACAGCGCCTGGAGCCCAGATACCCACCTGTCACCATGTTCTCATTCAAGTGTCCTCCTGCCACTGGGCTTCCACCAGCTCCAGCACGTCCCTTCTTCTGACTCCTCCCTCTGAACGCCGTCCCGCACCCGTGCCCACTCACCCCACACGCCCACCGGCTCTCTCCACCTTGCCTCTGCTACCTCTTCAGCACTGCGCCCACGGTCCTGGCTACCTGCCTTGGCGCTGCACCtaccccagtcctggctcttacctGGGAATGCACCGTCTTGTGCTGCTCCAGGCTGACTGCATGGCCGAACGTCTTGCCACACATGTCGCAGGCAAAGGGTCTGGTGCCGCTGTGCGAGCGGCGCACGTGCACCTCCAGGCCATGTGGGGTGGAGAAGACCTGAGAAGAGAGCACACAAGGGTCAGGCGGGCCagacggggggggcaggggctttgGCAGGGCCCAAGCGGCGGAGGTCAATCCCTACCTTGCTGCACTTGATGCACTTGTAGGAGCCGGTGCTGATCAGCAATGGGCGGCACAGCAGTTCTGACTCCACCTTGATCCCTCCCgggcctttctcctgctgcagcccagactgGGCCTCTGCATAGACGCCTGCTGTTGCGGCTGGTGGCCGCTCAAAGAGTCCGGGCCTGGGGGAGCTGAAGTCACCGTACAGTCTCAGGGCTGAGCCGCACTCTGCTCTGAAGAGGGCAGACTCCGAGCTGTGCTCACAGAAGAGCCCCAGGGCTGAACTACGCTCCAGAGTCGGGCAGGGCCTGTAGTTCTGCACCAGATGcctcagctcagagctgcccaaggTGCTCCATGTGTATGGCTTGAAGGGCACCGAGAAAGGGGGCGCCTCGTCCAAGGAGGGGCAGACAGAACGCTCCGATGCTGCGGAAACAAAAGGGGAGGGAGCAGTTAGGGGCGTTCACAGCCCAGCCACCCGCCATTGGACACACAACGGCACCTCAGAAGCCCCACATGGGTTCCAAAGCCGGCCTCCTGTCAGGGCCGCACACTCACGTGCTTAAGGACTGCCTCCCAACCGCTCACTAAGGTGTCAgcgcagggcagcggggggcgtTGGTACTCTGCATAGTTCACTATGGGCCCTGTGCGTTCATGGCTGCTCTCTGCATGCATCACCAAAGCCACTTTTCAAACACAGCCGCTCCTTTGGCATGCCTCTGTTTCCGGGTGGCCAGGTTCAGTTGTACCTGCATCTCCCATTGACTGTGACTAGAGTTTTGGGTACTCGGCACCATGCCCAATATGTGTCTCCGACTGGGTATCTAACATTAACAGCTGTATTGGAAAAGGTTGACCGCACAGATTAGTCAGTAAtgtaaagctcacctaataagtaaATACAATAAGCTTATTCATATACCACTATGAACgtgccagccactgctccccacgGAAAAGTGACTTGTGTTCCGCACTTATAGCAGAACTGAAATCCTTCCTGCTGCAGCGCCTGAAGTGGCTTCCAGATTTGGCACCTCAAGTGTTCAGAGGCATGTTGAACTGGCTCTGAAATGGGCCTCCCTTTTGcagaggaaacattttaaaacagcGTCTTGCTGCAAAGTAGCCAGGTTGTGCTCTGATTGCACTGGGTTCCTCTTGCGAAACACGCATGGGATCCACAAACTGAATTTTGCAAACTCAAACCCTCTCAGTCCCATTAGGAGAACCTTGAGCACAAGCCAGATTTAAAATTAAAGACGCCTTCCTAGTGATGACCTGCAGGAGTTACACCGTGACAGATGGCTGGAGGCTCAGTCCATCCCTCACTtctggttttgccaacaaaatgaaaacaaaaatgtttgacGTGTTTTGGGGCTTGGGCTTTGCCAGTATTTTCCAGCCAGCACTAAACCAAGTCAGCAGCTCTGTTCATGCCtctggtgctgggggcaggcagcaggggtaTAGAAATTAACTATGAAAAAGAGCTGGTGCTCCGGAGGCACACGAGGAACAAGCAGGAAGAACAGGGCCTGGAGGTATGTGAGTAGTAAAATGAGATTGTAGGAAAACAAGGGAGTTGTCAGAGTTTGAAGGAGCCTGGGAGGTAGCTCAGAGCTAGGACAGGAGCCACACAGGAGTGTTTAATTAGCTTTTCGCACACTGATGCCTCCACACAGAGCCACTGGGCTTCACTGCGTGAACAACCCTGCCACTCCCTCAGCCAAAAACCCCTTCCAGAAAATTTTCTATCCACGATtactccccagctccccacatgcCTAGTCAATGCCTGGCTTCCAGAGGCAGCCTCACCCCTTCTCAGCTCACACACAAGATGAGTGTGAAGACATGAGGCTCTGTATGCCATAGACGAGGGTGTGGTGATGGACTAGGTTTCAGAGGGAGCTGTAACAGTCTGttgcaacaaaaaacaaaaatgaattcgCTGGTACCTTCGGGTATGTCCACACGACAGTGTTAGTCCAAAATAGCTTATGCCAGAGTTCTCATTACAAAATAAACaattctggaataacacatctacactacagggaagcctcaAAATAAGCAAAAGTTACTCCAAAATAgcctgtccacacacaacagagcctatttcagatcaGAACCCCTAGGAGCACTGCtaccaggggctctaatccaaaatcctatgtctacacagccgtGTTATTTCAGAGTAAGCCAGTCTGGAATAGTTTATGTCTaaatagtccctattccctgtctacacagccccctattctgaaatagccgCTCCTTGTAGAAttacagttgcattgtgtagatgctcacaaagttatctCGGAATAGCGGCCTTTCCTGAGCAGCAGCTCCCTTCAGCGGATGCAAGAAGTCATGCGAGACTGCAgacagctgacaaagtgggttgcTACTGACAAAAGTTCATcccctaataaaattgttaatcttgaAGGCGACACCAAATGCCACGTTGCTTTAGAACTGCAAACGAAAACTGAAGGGTGGAGTTGGAGCACTGAGTGACTTGGCTGCTTACTGCCTTGCTTCCCACTTTGTGCTGGTGGGTAGGCACTCTAGTAACCTCACCACAGCATAAGGTAGGGGTTTGTGTAGGAACCCCAATGCTGTCCCTCCCCTGGTTCATTCAAAATGGGTGCGTAATGCTAACATGACGGTGACCACGGCTTGGCCTGTTCTGCGCTGCTTGCACAGAGGCCGCCAGCAGCACATCAGCTGTTGCCCTTCTGCTCAACCCGGGTCATGGTGTTGTCAGCTAGGGCAGTTTTAgcaccaggctccagcctgagcattTGCTGGTTCTCTTAAAGCCCCGGCTTCCGGAGGGATGTGATTGCATCAGACGTTCAGCTTGCTTTCTGCTAGGAAAGGACTTTGCCGGCTCCCTCAGTGGGATGTAGAGCTCAATAATGGGGCCCCTAaaatgccccagccctggggggcaAATCAAAAGGCTGCAACAGCCTTCTTTTTTAAAGCCTTGTGCTTTTCAAGCCAGTCCCTTCATTttggagggtgaggggtggaCGTGCTCTGAGCCCTCAGAATAGGCACTAGGGAGGTGGTCACCCTAGGCAGTGAAGACCTGTCCTGTACAGTGATAGCTTAGTGgtctgagcattagcctgctaaacccagggttgtgagctcaatccttgaggaggccatttagggattggagcaaatagatgccagggacggtgcttggtcctgccaagaagggaggggactggaccagatgacctcccaaggtcccttgcagctctaggggatgtgtatctccaattatatatatGTACCCACACAcctgaggggtgcagggccaggggtgaggccccacacaccctgcctctccccctgGGCTGGATGGAATCACAGAGCCACAACTCTGAGGGGCTGACACTGCTCCTCGCTCAGCAGGTGGCCTCCCAGCACTAAAGGCAATGCAAACTGCTCCCAGCACAGGGCACAGCCATGtcctccctgctgggcagcctgTTTAGGCTCCTCCAGGCACATGGGTACCACAGCTTTGCCTGGGCCTTTCACAGCTGCAATCAAAGGGCGAGCTCATCCGCCATGACTGCGCagcaccaggcccactgacagaggaggcaaagagggcaattgcatAGGAGCCCAATGGATTTGAGGGGGCCTTGAGGTTGTAACTGTGTGAGtgagcggggaggggagagctgggttGGGAAtggaggggggcaggctgggaagaAAAGGGGGGAGCTGAGCTCTAGGGTAAAGCCTGGCAATGGGACTGGGGGGGATCGGGCAGggcagggaaaagagaggaggggccagtgcagcggcagacagggaggctggcagaaaggggcagagcagggggcacagggcggctggtgggggaggggctgtgttgtggcagaggggaagggggggaccCCttcaggtggggggtggggctgcaagTAACTAAGGGGGCCCTTTGTTTGAGGGGCGGAGCTCCCCCCCTTGCGCACACGAGCTCTCCGCCCTCCCAGCTAGTCCCGTCCCTGGGGCAAGGCAGCTGCCCCCGCGGGGGGGGCCCGGGAATGGCTCCCTGGCTGGGCGCGCACCGGGCTCTCCTGGCGCGGGCGGGGCGGGCTGCTTCCAACCCAGCCAGTGAGAGGCGCAGCTCCCCGCGCTGGCCATGGCCCGGGCCGGGGCTGAGAGCGGCGGGTTCGCGCCCCTCCTGCCGAGCCCCCGGGCAAAGCTCCCCGCGCTCACTGGGCGGCACTAGCAGGAGCCAGCGAGCCCGATGCCAGGGCCGGCCCGCGGGGGCGAGGCACGGGGCTTTCCCTGCCCAACGGGGCGCTCCGCAGCTGGCACAGAgcctggcggggggagggcagcgCCGGTCCGTGGGGCTCATGACCCACCGGCTGCAGCCCGCCCGATGGGCTCCCGCAGCCACCGGCCAAGCCGCAGTGGGGAGGCGCCAGCGTGAGGGGCGACTGTCGGTGgtggggccctgggtgggggaggggcgagaTTACTtcttattgttattgttattgttgctctagttatttatttatttattctgcaTTGTTATCACTATATGTTGTTACTGGTATTGTTGTTGCTggtatattaattattattattattactgtattaaaacacaaaagcagccaagtaacacttcaaagactaacaaaataattatctcTGGCACTATTTATTAACGATTATTAGTGAATGCACATAACGTTGCAAACGAGCTCAGATttcacgcacacacgcacacacacgcccCCCCCTTTTGCCCTGGGTGCGGTTTTCTTTGCTGGTACCAAGCCTCTGGGGACTTTTACACTGgcggggacacacacacacacacacacacacacacacacactacaaggCTTTGTTATTTTGGGTGTCAAACGGCGCGGTTGTGTTTTTAAAGGCGATAGTGTTGGAGCCAAAGTCAGGGCTGCAACCgctccactgccccagccacatCAAAGGCGCAGCCAGGGCGCTGGAGACAGGACTGTAGCTGTAAGTGTGAGCTGCCTGGATCTGGGCCGTGTAACTCGG containing:
- the GFI1 gene encoding zinc finger protein Gfi-1, which codes for MPRSFLVKSKKAHSYHQPRAADEEPGLRLASVLAHICADTQIPGEAGLCSAGLRAPPPPRGRSSPASHLSEAADGASDSAASCEGSVCDRASELEDFWRPPSPSVSPASERSVCPSLDEAPPFSVPFKPYTWSTLGSSELRHLVQNYRPCPTLERSSALGLFCEHSSESALFRAECGSALRLYGDFSSPRPGLFERPPAATAGVYAEAQSGLQQEKGPGGIKVESELLCRPLLISTGSYKCIKCSKVFSTPHGLEVHVRRSHSGTRPFACDMCGKTFGHAVSLEQHKTVHSQERSFDCKICGKSFKRSSTLSTHLLIHSDTRPYPCQYCGKRFHQKSDMKKHTFIHTGEKPHKCQVCGKAFSQSSNLITHSRKHTGFKPFGCDLCGKGFQRKVDLRRHRETQHGLK